Genomic DNA from Borreliella burgdorferi B31:
CAATGTAATTAGTATTGATCTTAATGGCAATGTTTGCTAAGGTGTATTAATTTTAAAAATTTTTTGTTATTAGCCTTGTTTTTGTTTGTGATTGAGTTATATTTTTCATGTGTTATTTTATAATAATAAATCTAACTATTATGAAATAACACCGTTCTCCCCATTTTAATGTAAAATCTAAGTGTTTAATCTTTATTAAAACCCTTTATTTTTAAGGTCATTCTTAATTAAAAAAGTTAATTATATATTTTTATTTAAATATGTATTGATTCTAATTTAGTTATGTTTTAAAATAATAAAAATAAATGTTTAAATAAGGAGAATTAACAATGACTAAAATATTTAGTAATTTAATAATTAATGGATTATTGTTTGGATTTGTAAGTTTAAATGTGTTTGCAGATTCTAACAATGCAAATATTCTCAAGCCTCAATCCAATGTTTTAGAACACTCAGATCAAAAAGATAACAAAAAATTAGATCAAAAAGATCAGGTTAATCAAGCTTTAGATACTATTAACAAGGTAACCGAAGATGTTTCTAGTAAATTAGAGGGAGTTAGAGAATCATCTCTTGAATTGGTAGAATCAAATGATGCAGGAGTAGTTAAAAAGTTTGTAGGCTCAATGTCTTTAATGTCAGATGTTGCTAAAGGGACTGTTGTTGCATCACAAGAAGCAACTATTGTGGCAAAGTGCTCAGGAATGGTTGCTGAGGGTGCAAACAAGGTTGTTGAAATGTCTAAAAAGGCTGTTCAAGAAACCCAAAAAGCTGTTTCTGTTGCTGGTGAAGCAACATTTTTAATAGAGAAGCAAATAATGTTAAATAAATCCCCAAATAATAAGGAATTGGAATTAACAAAAGAAGAATTTGCTAAAGTGGAGCAAGTTAAAGAAACTTTAATGGCTTCTGAAAGGGCTTTGGATGAAACAGTTCAAGAGGCTCAAAAAGTTCTCAATATGGTTAATGGTTTGAATCCGTCAAATAAGGATCAAGTATTAGCAAAAAAA
This window encodes:
- the osm28 gene encoding porin Osm28, which codes for MTKIFSNLIINGLLFGFVSLNVFADSNNANILKPQSNVLEHSDQKDNKKLDQKDQVNQALDTINKVTEDVSSKLEGVRESSLELVESNDAGVVKKFVGSMSLMSDVAKGTVVASQEATIVAKCSGMVAEGANKVVEMSKKAVQETQKAVSVAGEATFLIEKQIMLNKSPNNKELELTKEEFAKVEQVKETLMASERALDETVQEAQKVLNMVNGLNPSNKDQVLAKKDVAKAISNVVKVAQGARDLTKVMAISLYMR